A single region of the Winslowiella toletana genome encodes:
- a CDS encoding DUF4123 domain-containing protein, with translation MTIEYITPHRAIGAHQYAVIDRLLVPELPDSWPVIELVLPMLAPQAHLYPWLVPLRELPSQEWDSLMTTLSRHSGSRAPEKCSLLLSSVCSPQQVRSALLNTLYFKDTQQNGHILRFYDPRVLFYLHWKLSSRQLCNLLSIKEIPSWTFWLDGSWHTLEFSEHAAGRPAEEAGINLHQLAHCGLINQALQQLPACADINQRQQTSRRLEMLLMQAMQCELPTENDRIAFAVHGLVQRERFWAAPKMSAFLQQASHCPNLYRDETSGWDENRWRTMTSS, from the coding sequence ATGACTATTGAATACATCACTCCACACCGGGCTATAGGGGCACATCAATATGCGGTGATTGACCGTCTGCTCGTCCCTGAGCTACCTGACTCGTGGCCGGTTATTGAATTAGTATTGCCGATGCTGGCTCCCCAGGCTCATCTTTATCCCTGGTTGGTACCACTGCGTGAACTGCCTTCGCAGGAGTGGGATAGTTTGATGACAACGCTGTCGCGGCATAGTGGATCTCGTGCACCGGAGAAATGCAGCCTGCTGTTATCCAGCGTCTGTTCACCTCAGCAGGTTCGAAGCGCGCTGCTCAATACTCTTTATTTTAAGGATACCCAGCAGAACGGCCATATTCTGCGCTTTTACGACCCCAGGGTGCTGTTTTATCTGCACTGGAAGCTCAGTTCGCGGCAGTTATGTAACCTGCTTTCAATAAAAGAGATACCGAGCTGGACATTCTGGCTTGATGGCAGCTGGCATACCCTTGAATTTTCTGAACATGCTGCTGGCAGGCCGGCAGAAGAGGCTGGCATTAACCTGCATCAGTTGGCGCATTGTGGGCTGATAAACCAGGCGTTACAACAGCTGCCAGCGTGTGCGGATATCAACCAGCGCCAACAGACCAGTCGTCGGTTGGAAATGTTATTGATGCAGGCGATGCAGTGTGAGCTTCCCACCGAGAACGATCGTATTGCGTTTGCGGTGCATGGCCTGGTACAGCGTGAAAGATTCTGGGCTGCGCCTAAGATGTCTGCATTTTTACAGCAGGCGAGCCACTGCCCGAACTTATATCGTGATGAAACCAGTGGGTGGGACGAAAACCGCTGGCGGACTATGACCAGTAGCTAG